The Corvus moneduloides isolate bCorMon1 chromosome 28, bCorMon1.pri, whole genome shotgun sequence genome includes the window CTCAGCACATCCGTCCTCAGCAGCGACAGCATCTATTTATAGCGGCCCCTGCCCCCCCGCCGGCCACGGACACCGCTCGGAGGTCATTAACACTGAAGCGAGGGGGGTTAATTGGGCACCAGCCCCGTGGCAGGGGCTCGTGTCCCCCGGGGCTGTCCCCTGCGGCGGCAGCGGGGTCAGGGGTGGTGGCACGGGGCCGGGAACAGACGCGGGCATCACCCCGCGGGGCCGTCGGAGGGACAATGCGGCTTTGTGTCGCCGGTACCATCGGGGATGGGAAGCCGAGGCAGGAAAACAAGGGGCTGCGGGATGGCATGACGCGGTGCcggctggcactgccactgccGGGGACGGCCGCGCCACAGCCACCAGGGCTGCCGGAGCGGGACGATGCTGCCGGGCAGCCGGTGCCCGTCTCGGAGGCACTCCTGCATCGGGTAGGTGCTGGGCTCCCGAGGGGACACGGTGGCCCCCGTGGCATCTGCgctttcccagtgctctgggGTGGCTTGTCCCCGTCCCCACGGCGGtgggggcggcggcgggaggggaCAGGATCTGGATGTCCCTCGCTGAGTCCCTGTTGCGTGCAGCATTTCCCATGACCCCGgggccagcagagcaggagggggagcGAGGCGGCCGCGGCCAGCTTGGGGACACTGCAGGGtcaccatccctgtcccctgtgcaTCCCCCCGTGGATGCACACGGCTGCCAGGTGACTCCGGTTGGGGTgcccctgggctgctgccagtATGTCCCCAAGGGCCAGGGCTTGGCTTCAGCATCGGTTTCTGTCCTTCGATGTCCCCTGGCTCTGTGCCGTGGCTGGGATATTGTCCCCTCCATGGGACACGGCACCTCGAGACGGGGCTGATGGAGGCTTTGGGGCTTTGGAGGACTTGGGACCATGGTGCTGGTGACAGGTAGGgggagggacaggcaggagccaACCCTTCCTGGggtctctggagctgggaactTCAGGGCAGCGGGTCCTGGGTGACATGggacagcctggctctgctAGTCAGTGTCCCAAGTCCCAGACCCCACTgtgccagcagggagctgagagGGTCCATGTGCACCAACCTGTGCCCTTTCTCAGCAGCAGGTGAAAAGGCCAGCAGGGCCAGACTGGCCACCAGTGTCACCACAGGGCTCACCAAGCCAGAGTGTGCAGGGATGGTGGCACAGAGAACCCGACAAACCTGGCAGCATCCCCTGGGCTGaggtccctgtgccacccaccCCGTGCCAGCCttgtcccctctcccctcacagcTTCGACCTGGAGAATGGACCCCCCGGCCGGGGCGCGCTGGACCCCCAGGCCAGCCCGGGCGCGGGGCTGGTCCTTCAGGGCACCTTCTCCCACGGCCAGCGCCGCGAGTCCTTCCTGTACCGCTCCGACAGCGACTATGACCTGTCCCCAAAAGCCATGTCCCGCAACTCCTCCATCGCCAGCGACCTGTGAGTGTCCCCCAGCCCACttcccctgggacccccctcccttccccgAGCCTCAcgctccctctgctccctcaggcatggagaagacatgatCGTCACACCCTTTGCCCAGGTAGGTGCCAACGCtgtgccctgcccaggaggggaCGCGGCCCGCACCCAGCACCGGGCGGGGTGTCCCGGGGGGGTCCGCCCGAGCCCAGCCTCCTCTCGCCCCCCAGGTCCTGGCCAGCCTCCGCACCGTCCGCAGCAACCTGACGCACCTCCAGGACCGCGCTGGCGTCAAGTGAGTCGGCCGGGGGGTGGGAGGGCGAGGATGTCACCTGAGTGGGGACACCAACCCATGGCAAGCGGGGGGCACCGCTGTGGGGGTCCCAGCAACTCAGCCCCCCGTGTTTCACAGGCGAGGATCGAGCAGCAGCCTGCCCTCGGGGAGCAAGGCCAGCCTCTCCGGTGAGTGCCGGGGGGACGGTGGTGGGGACATTTTGGGGCGAGctggctgtccctgtgtccccagggtgtgTCCCGCCGTGCCCCGGGGGATGCAGCAACaccccccccaccaccccccccccccccccaagccaAGGCAGAGCTGCGGCTTTGCCCTTTGGGATCCATGTCTGGTTTTCGGCAGCTCCTCCCGCCCGGCCGCCCTTCGCGGCGGTGGAAAAGCTCCGGTTGACGTCAAACCTTCCATTAATAAAAGCCCGGCGGTGAGCGGGGCCCCGCGGGAGCCCGGCTGCCCCCGGGGCTGGCTGTCACCCCGCGGGACAGCGTGGCACGCCGCGTGCCGGGGCTGCCACGCCATGGGGACAGCGCGACGGGGCTGAGCCCCGCTGCCCAGGGATGCTCGACCCCGACCCCCGcgtccccccgtgccccccgccgccccgctcgGGGGCTGGTGTGACCCCCCGTGCCCGAGAGCCCCCGGGTTTGGTGTGGCACCGGCCGCCCTGTGCCGGGTGGCCGCGCCGCTGGCAGGTCCCTTGCCAAGCTGGCGGGTGCCCCCAGCAGAAGATGCTCACCAGAAGCTCTCGAGGGAGaccctggaggagctggattGGTGCTTGGACCAGCTGGAGACGCTGCAGACCAGGCACTCGGTCAGCGAGATGGCCTCCAACAAGGTAAGGGTCCCTTTCACGGTCACCCTGGCGGGCATGGGGACCCTAGAGCCCCCCAGCATGTCCTGCCAGCCCCCCACGCCGCTGACCCTGCCAACCACCCACAGTTCAAGCGGATGCTGAACCGGGAGCTGACGCACCTCTCGGAGACCAGCCGCTCCGGGAACCAGGTCTCCGAGTACATCTCCAGCACCTTCCTGGGTGAggacccccctgccctggggtcaCCTCTCCGCTGGCAGCAGGGTGGGCTTTGTGCCCCCGGGGTCCTGGGGTGTCCACCGGAGTGATGCAAGTGGAGAATCCCACTTGTTTCTTGTGGAGGAACGGAatggggggagcagggggggtTTCCCAGGTGTCCCAGTGGGATTTGGTGCCTCAGAGGTGTCACAGCTTTTGTCctggctgggggtgctggtgcaTACTGGTGCATACTGGTGTACTGGGGCTGTTGGGGCCGTTCTGGTGTCCCTGGAGGAGTGTCCAGGCCTGTGGATGCGGGTGAGGGAGAGTGCTGCAGCCCCCCAAATTGTCACGGTGTGACCTGTGCCTGTCCTCAGCGTGACCCAGGGGGATGCTGGCAGAGGAATttgtgctcctgccctgctcatgGCCCCCCATGTCACCCCAGACAAGCAGCACGAGGTGGAGATCCCCTCGGCGCTGGCCAAGGACAAGGAGAAGGAGCGGAGGAAGCGCCCCATGTCCCAGATCAGCGGCGTCAGGAAGCTCAcgcacagctccagcctggccgCCGCCGGCATCCCCCGCTTTGGGGTGCGCACGGACCACGAGGCGCTGCTGGCCAAGGTGGGCCCTGGCAGGGGTGACCCACCCGACCGTGGGGTCCCCAGCGCCAGCCCCCCATGGATCTCTGTCCCTCTGgtccccaggagctggaggacacCAACAAGTGGGGGCTCAACGTGTTCAAAGTGGCCGAGTACTCGGGGAACCGCCCGCTGACCGTCATCATGTACAGCATCTTCCAGGTGAGCATCCCACCgggatgtccctgtccccgtgcccgGATGGGGACGAGCCACCTCCCGTCTCCCGCAGGAGCGTGACCTGATGAAGACCTTCCGCATCCCCGTCAACACCTTCATCACCTACATGCTGACGCTGGAGGACCACTACCACGCCGACGTGGCCTACCACAACAACCTGCACGCCGCCGACGTGGCGCAGTCCACGCACGTCCTCCTCTCCACACCCGCGCTGGAGGTGATTCCTGCTCACCTGAGGCCACCCAAGTGTGCCTGGCGGGGCCGTCACGCGTCCCCAATGCCttttcccaccattcccagGCTGTCTTCACGGACCTGGAGATCATGGCTGCCATCTTCGCCAGCGCCATCCATGATGTTGACCACCCTGGGGTCTCCAACCAGTTCCTCATCAACACCAGTGagctggggcacagggatggaCCTGGGGGATAATGGGGGCCCCCAGGAGTGACCCAGGGGTGACCAGTGCCATCTCGCAGACTCAGAGCTTGCCCTGATGTACAACGATGCCTCGGTGCTGGAGAATCACCACCTGGCCGTGGGCTTCAAGCTCCTCCAGGAGGAGAACTGCGACATCTTCCAGAACCTGagcaggaagcagaggcagaCACTCCGTAAAATGGTCATCGACATGGTATGGGGGAGCCGGACCACCCCGGGGTGGGGGTCTGGGCTGGGGGGTCAGCCTGAGCCCCATTCCCACCTCACCCTGCCCAGGTGTTGGCCACGGACATGTCCAAGCACATGAACCTGCTGGCGGATCTGAAGACCATGGTGGAGACCAAGAAGGTGACCAGCCTGGGGGTTCTGCTGCTGGACAACTACTCCGACCGGATCCAGGTGGGGACACGGCACTGCAGGTGTCCATCCTGGCTCTGGCCTGCCAGGATGTCCCGTTTGGTGCCACCACTCTCCCGACCCCAACTGGGGGGCCAAGCGAGTTCGTGGCACAGCgtgggtggccctgggggacagaGGACACGGTGTCCGTGCCCGCAGGTGCTGCAGAACATGGTGCACTGCGCCGACCTCAGCAACCCCACGAAGCCGCTGGAGCTGTACCGGCAGTGGACCGACCGCATCATGGTGGAGTTCTTCCACCAAGGAGACCGGGAGCGGGAGAAGGGCATGGAGATCAGCCCGATGTGCGACAAGCACACGGCCTCTGTGGAGAAGTCCCAGGTGGGACggcagcctggggacagggcGGGGGgcgcagggccgggcagggggctcagctctgcctctccccaggTGGGATTCATCGACTTCATCGCCCACCCGCTGTGGGAGACGTGGGCCGACCTCGTGCACCCCGAcgcccaggagctgctggacacGCTGGAGGACAACCGGGAGTGGTACCAGAGCATGATCCCGCGCAGCCCCTCCCCTCCGCCCGAGGGAGCCGCAGTGTCCCCCGCCACCACCGACAAGTTCCAGTTCGAGCTAAcgctggaggaggaggaggagggcgagTCGGACACGGAGCTGGAGGGCACCGAGAGCCCCCTGGACGAGGACAACAGCGGCTCCAAGACACCGGGCACGGATGACTCGGAGTCGGCCGACACCAAGCGCCTGTCCCCCGGCGCCGGGGACCGGGACTCGCCTGTGCCCCGCCCCAAGGACGTGGACAACCGGCGGGCGCTGGAGGGGACGCTGCCGAAGGACGGTGGCAGCGGGTGCTCCGGGCCTGAGGGTAgccaggggctgtgcctggACACGGAGGGCAATGTCACATTCCTGTCCCTGGGCACGTAGCGGCATCGGCCCGTGGGTCCCCTCGCTGCCAGGGGACGTGGGACTGGGCACTGCCCCGAGCggtgctggggacagcggggagcACTGGCACTGGAGGGACACGGAGGCACCCAGGTTGTGTCCCCGTTCGGGAGCTGGGCAGGTCCTGACAGGCACGAGGACCATGCCGgccttctccctgctcccaccagctgctgggaaaggtccctgtccccttcagacagggtgtggggacaccGTGCTCcggccccagcccagccctggggacatcACGCCCTGCAAGGCTCCAGGAAGGAGCAttccagcaccttcccaggTGTGCCCCTGCAGGACAGCAGCCCCATGGTGGGATGAGGTGGGCGAAGGGTCCTGGTGGCACCCCCAGGCACCGGCGCACAACACGGGCACGACTCAGTGGTTTATTTATTTGGGGACAGGTTcactttttaaagccttttgtAGCTCACTTTTTACTACGAGCCTCCTCGAGGCTCGCACACATTTTTGGGGCGGAAAGGCGCATTTTTGGGGAAGAAAGTTGCATTTCTGCTCTGCGATCACTCAAAATGCCATTTGTATTGCACATTTCGgaccccacccccccaccccccccccatgTCTCCGGTgtcctgcctggggcagggtcCTTCGGGATTCTTCCTTCACCTTCCAGAGATTAAACCCGGTTTGTTCCACCCTAAACATGAGCCTTGTAAGCGCCTCTTTGTGTCACGGGAGCCGCAGCCAATGTCCCCAGGGACCGGCGTGGTTGGTGGCCCCGTCTCCCGCCGggcaccgggcagggcctgGCTCCGTGCTGGAACAAAAGCGAGCTCCTCCCTGGAAACGCCGATCCATCACTGGCAAACACGACCTGCTAAGGTAAATATTTAATCGCCGGCTTGGCGCGGTGCGGAGCCCGTTCCCGGCTCTTCCGCATTGCTCGCAGCGCTGATTTATCTCCACAAACACGTCCCCACCCgtggcactgccctggcacGTGGGGCCCTCGCCCCCTGCCCGCCCTGCGCTCCCCTTGCTGGGCCTGGGGAGCTCGATGGTTCTTTCCCAGCCCAGAGGTTTTCCAGCCGGGAGTGCCGGCTGCTGCACAGGGTGGTGGTGGCTCCGTGCCATCCCTGGTGGGTGCTGGATTATCTCCTGGTCTCTTCCTTTTGGAGAGGATCAGCCAAGGCTTTGTGCTCTCAGAACTCCTTGAACCCAGATCCACGCCAGACTCTGTTGGGCTGGAGcggggcaggagctggtggaaaaagcccttttcccccctttcctggCCGAGGGGCTGCAGCATGAGGAGAGTGGTGGGGCTGTTGCCTGGGGAAGGTGATGGAAAATGCCCACAGCAGCCAGGTCAATCCCTGAGCCTGCATCCATCCCTGAGCCTGCATCCATCCCTGAGCCTGTGTCCATCCCCACGGCTGCGTCCATCCCATGCTGGACTGTCCGTGCCATCCCGCTGTCACTGGGGGCTGTGGTCAATCTCCCCACTGCCCACCCCGTGCCCACCGTGTGCGCCTCGGTCcttgcagggctgtgggtgtgGGATGAGCCTGGCCAGGAGCAAAGAGCTGCACCGGGACAGAAACCACGGAGTCCCCCCCGTCACCCCGCGCCGCCCcgagcggggcagggcagggcccgggaGGCACCCGGggccccgggcagggcagggcaggcccGGGCAGGGCGGGGCCGCTGCCCTGAGGCCGCCATATGCTGCCGGCCCTAAGCCCCGCTGGAGCCTCAGGGCGAGGGAGGACATGGCCGCCCACCTGCGCAGCAGCCCCGCCTCAGCGCCGGCCGCCCTGTCACGGGAAGGATTAGGCTGCCCGCGACTGCAGGCCTCAGGGAGGCGTCGCAATAGGGCGCCATGTCGCGACAGGCGATGTCAAACCTCGACCCCCGTTGAGCGGGAATGGTTCGGTCTACACCCCCGCCGGAGCAGGGGGTGGTTCATCCCGCGCCCCGCGAAGCGCGGCCGGACCGCACCACTGCGCGTTGCCGGAGGAGGGGGCGGCGCCCACCACCGCGCCGGGAGGGGGGGTCTCCTCCCCCCAGTCCGCCCGCTGTCCATCAGAGCGCGCCGCCGAGCCAATCAGCGCTGCGCTCAGGGGCGCGCCCGTGACGTATCACCTAATTTGCATAGCGGGCCCCGCCCCTCAGCCGACGTCACCCGAGCTCCGCATCTGCTGCAGTCGCTGcggggaggaggcggcggcgcgaGCGCGGCAGAggtgagacccccccccccccaccggGATCcccaccgggacccccccaCAGTGACACCCCCGCAGGGACCCCCCCGGAACCCCCTCTCtacccccccggccccgggagGGGAGGGCCGGCTGCAGCGGAGGGGGcgggaggcggggggggggatGATGATGGATGCGGCGCGGTGGGGGCTGCGCAGGGCCCGGGGGGGGTCTCGGTGCGGCGGGGACCGAGTGGGTGCAGCGGGGTCGGGCCTGCGGGGAGGAGTAGGGGGTGACCCCCTCCGCATCAGCACCGTGCGCATCCCCCATCAGCGCCCTGACCCCCTCCTCGCAGCAATCTGCACCCCCCAGCCCGCAATCAGCGCCCTGCGCACCCCCCATCAGCACCCTGAACCCCTTCCTTGCGACACTCTGCACCCCCCCCAAACAGCAGCACCCTGAACCCCCCATCAGCACCCTGCacccccctccctgcagcaccctgCAACCCCCTCATGAACCCCCCTTGTGAACCCCCCGTCCATCAGCACCCCGAAATCCCCATCAGCACCCTGCGCCCCCTCCCTGCAGCGCCCTGTGCCCCCCTCCACGAGCCCCCCGCATCCCCCTCTGCccagcatccctgtgctccaTCCCGCATCCCCCTGCTCCACCCTCCCGCTTGGGCGAGCACCCACCTCTGTGCCCCCCTGCCTGGCATCACCCTCCCTCCCCATGGCGCTGTGTGACACCCCACAGCGCTGTGTGACACCCCACGGCGCTGTGTGACACCCCACGGGTCTGTGTGacaccccacagctctgtgtgacACCCCACGGCGCTGTGTGACACCCCACAGCTCCGTGTCACCGCGCTGGCCATGGCATGCGGGGGCCCCACCGCCGGTGCCATTTTGTCAGGAAGATGCGGGAGAGGCTGCGGCGCCCCGGCCGCGTCCCCAACGCCACGGCAAATCCCGGGAGCCACGGCAAATCCCGGGAGCCACGGCAAATCCTGGGAGCCGCGGCAAATCCTGAGAACCATGGCAAATCTCTGGAGCTGTGGCAAACCCCGGGGACCACATGCCCCACATGTACTGTGGACATGCTGCAGGGTCCCTGTGCTCGtggcctctcccagcccctcagggcTGAGTGACCCATTGACGGCCACACCATCGCTCATCCTGAGCCAAAATACTCCTGATCCGTGCCCGTGGCGCTGGGAAATGGCTGCGAACCGGGGCCTGGCACtgccggggctgcggccgccggcCCCGTCACAGCCTCTCCCCCACCTTGCAGATGGCGTCCGCTACCGACTCCCGCTATGGGCAGAAGGAATCCTCGGACCAGAACTTCGATTACATGTTCAAGATCCTGATCATCGGCAACAGCAGCGTTGGGAAAACCTCCTTCCTGTTCCGGTACGCCGACGACTCCTTCACGCCCGCCTTCGTCAGCACCGTCGGCATCGACTTCAAGGTCAAGACCATCTACCGGAACGACAAACGCATCAAGCTGCAGATCTGGGTGAGGAGAGAGACCCTTGgggagcccccagacccctgTGCCGGGGTGGGGGTGATGCTGAGGGGGTGATGGTTGGTGTGGGGAGATGGACGGAGCAGGTGGTGGTTGGTGAGGGGGTGATGGTCAGTGTGGGGAGATGGCTGGTTGGGTGAAGGCTGGTGTGGGGCGATGGTCAGTGAGGGGTGGTGGTGTGGGGATGACGGGTCGGTGGTGTAGGAGGTGATGGTCACTTTGGTGTGGGGCAGTGTTTGGTTGGGCGATGGTCAGTgtggagctgccccagcagggcaATGCCAGGGTGGGGGTAGATCTGACCCCGTGGACCTGGTGGCCCTGGAGGGGTGTTGCTGCATCGCCGGGGGTGACATtctgctgtcccctgtccccgccCAGGACACGGCCGGGCAGGAGCGGTACCGCACCATCACCACCGCCTACTACCGCGGGGCCATGGGCTTCATCCTCATGTACGACATCACCAACGAGGAGTCCTTCAACGCCGTGCAGGACTGGTGAGCGCTGCGAGGGGCTCTGggcaccccaaacctccccagccaccccctccccacacctcttatccttctcttccttccccaagGTCCACCCAGATCAAGACCTACTCCTGGGACAAcgcccaggtgctgctggtggggaacAAGTGTGACATGGAGGACGAGCGCGTGGTCTCCTCGGAGAAGGGCCGCCAGCTCGCCGAGCACCTGGGTGAGTTGGGGAGGGGGGACCCCCCGGCCACGGCTGCCAGCCcacaattaatttaattaaggGCTTAATTCCCTCCCTGTAATTGCTCCGCTCCAACACCGGCGGTGACTTGGCACCCGGTGAAAAACCACGGAGTCACCGAGCCACGGGGGGGGGGCGTTTATTACACACCTCAAACCCTCTGACAGACACTGGGGGGAGGATTTGGGTGGGAAAAACGGGATTTTGTGGATGGTGGGGGCGGGTTGCaaaccttttaaatatttaacaagaggaggagcagctgcgCGAGGTCGGACGCGGGGCCGGAGCTCTGACGTGCGCGTGTCCCTTGTCCCTCTGCGCCCCCCACCACGGTGTCCCCCCCACCGCAGGGTTTGAGTTTTTCGAGGCCAGCGCCAAGGACAACATCAACGTGAAGCAGACCTTCGAGCGGCTGGTGGACATCATCTGCGAGAAGATGTCGGAGTCGCTGGACACGGCCGACCCCGCGGTCACCGGGGCCAAGCAGGGCCCCCAGCTCACGGACCAGCAGGCCCCCCCCCACCAGGACTGTGCCTGCTAGGGGCcagcccccccccaaaaccccccaaaaaccggTCAGTGCACCCCAATccccccccctgccccccccgaGCTCCTCCTCTTGGGGGTCCCACGGGGGCTTTTGCTGCTGATACCTCCGAAAGGGCTGCGGCCCCTCTAggagccccctcccccccccgaTTCATTAGGCTGTGCCCCCCACcccttaatttatttttaagcctGGGCTGGTagaaacccccccccccccccccattctgCTTTTAATCACTGTCAAGAAACCATcacccccagctccatccctccctggtGTCCCCCGCCCCGTCCTGGCACTCCCTACCCTGGAGACCCCCCCTGCCCTGGTACCCTCTGCCCTTTTTCTTGCTC containing:
- the PDE4C gene encoding cAMP-specific 3',5'-cyclic phosphodiesterase 4C isoform X4 — protein: MLPGSRCPSRRHSCIGFDLENGPPGRGALDPQASPGAGLVLQGTFSHGQRRESFLYRSDSDYDLSPKAMSRNSSIASDLHGEDMIVTPFAQVLASLRTVRSNLTHLQDRAGVKRGSSSSLPSGSKASLSAEDAHQKLSRETLEELDWCLDQLETLQTRHSVSEMASNKFKRMLNRELTHLSETSRSGNQVSEYISSTFLDKQHEVEIPSALAKDKEKERRKRPMSQISGVRKLTHSSSLAAAGIPRFGVRTDHEALLAKELEDTNKWGLNVFKVAEYSGNRPLTVIMYSIFQERDLMKTFRIPVNTFITYMLTLEDHYHADVAYHNNLHAADVAQSTHVLLSTPALEAVFTDLEIMAAIFASAIHDVDHPGVSNQFLINTNSELALMYNDASVLENHHLAVGFKLLQEENCDIFQNLSRKQRQTLRKMVIDMVLATDMSKHMNLLADLKTMVETKKVTSLGVLLLDNYSDRIQVLQNMVHCADLSNPTKPLELYRQWTDRIMVEFFHQGDREREKGMEISPMCDKHTASVEKSQVGFIDFIAHPLWETWADLVHPDAQELLDTLEDNREWYQSMIPRSPSPPPEGAAVSPATTDKFQFELTLEEEEEGESDTELEGTESPLDEDNSGSKTPGTDDSESADTKRLSPGAGDRDSPVPRPKDVDNRRALEGTLPKDGGSGCSGPEGSQGLCLDTEGNVTFLSLGT
- the PDE4C gene encoding cAMP-specific 3',5'-cyclic phosphodiesterase 4C isoform X2; the encoded protein is MSTPRVWDAPCSAVSLGGTMAQPHCKFWMLRAQPCPSVPCWHHGTAAPCVWDAPCSAVSLSGTVARPLRASGSLGAPWGIFLRVQAEHPCPFRSSCRLGDSRVAGGTGPARGHVPGPPGTPGGDPLPAPAAGARQLFNFPGAGREGDGKFPGAAGAGTAARFLLRTGGSGASPPARGSLSRAMLPTTHCSPGASPAASPRSSPRNSPVLFRKLLMNQSIRLQRRFTVAHPLCFDLENGPPGRGALDPQASPGAGLVLQGTFSHGQRRESFLYRSDSDYDLSPKAMSRNSSIASDLHGEDMIVTPFAQVLASLRTVRSNLTHLQDRAGVKRGSSSSLPSGSKASLSEDAHQKLSRETLEELDWCLDQLETLQTRHSVSEMASNKFKRMLNRELTHLSETSRSGNQVSEYISSTFLDKQHEVEIPSALAKDKEKERRKRPMSQISGVRKLTHSSSLAAAGIPRFGVRTDHEALLAKELEDTNKWGLNVFKVAEYSGNRPLTVIMYSIFQERDLMKTFRIPVNTFITYMLTLEDHYHADVAYHNNLHAADVAQSTHVLLSTPALEAVFTDLEIMAAIFASAIHDVDHPGVSNQFLINTNSELALMYNDASVLENHHLAVGFKLLQEENCDIFQNLSRKQRQTLRKMVIDMVLATDMSKHMNLLADLKTMVETKKVTSLGVLLLDNYSDRIQVLQNMVHCADLSNPTKPLELYRQWTDRIMVEFFHQGDREREKGMEISPMCDKHTASVEKSQVGFIDFIAHPLWETWADLVHPDAQELLDTLEDNREWYQSMIPRSPSPPPEGAAVSPATTDKFQFELTLEEEEEGESDTELEGTESPLDEDNSGSKTPGTDDSESADTKRLSPGAGDRDSPVPRPKDVDNRRALEGTLPKDGGSGCSGPEGSQGLCLDTEGNVTFLSLGT
- the PDE4C gene encoding cAMP-specific 3',5'-cyclic phosphodiesterase 4C isoform X1; the encoded protein is MSTPRVWDAPCSAVSLGGTMAQPHCKFWMLRAQPCPSVPCWHHGTAAPCVWDAPCSAVSLSGTVARPLRASGSLGAPWGIFLRVQAEHPCPFRSSCRLGDSRVAGGTGPARGHVPGPPGTPGGDPLPAPAAGARQLFNFPGAGREGDGKFPGAAGAGTAARFLLRTGGSGASPPARGSLSRAMLPTTHCSPGASPAASPRSSPRNSPVLFRKLLMNQSIRLQRRFTVAHPLCFDLENGPPGRGALDPQASPGAGLVLQGTFSHGQRRESFLYRSDSDYDLSPKAMSRNSSIASDLHGEDMIVTPFAQVLASLRTVRSNLTHLQDRAGVKRGSSSSLPSGSKASLSAEDAHQKLSRETLEELDWCLDQLETLQTRHSVSEMASNKFKRMLNRELTHLSETSRSGNQVSEYISSTFLDKQHEVEIPSALAKDKEKERRKRPMSQISGVRKLTHSSSLAAAGIPRFGVRTDHEALLAKELEDTNKWGLNVFKVAEYSGNRPLTVIMYSIFQERDLMKTFRIPVNTFITYMLTLEDHYHADVAYHNNLHAADVAQSTHVLLSTPALEAVFTDLEIMAAIFASAIHDVDHPGVSNQFLINTNSELALMYNDASVLENHHLAVGFKLLQEENCDIFQNLSRKQRQTLRKMVIDMVLATDMSKHMNLLADLKTMVETKKVTSLGVLLLDNYSDRIQVLQNMVHCADLSNPTKPLELYRQWTDRIMVEFFHQGDREREKGMEISPMCDKHTASVEKSQVGFIDFIAHPLWETWADLVHPDAQELLDTLEDNREWYQSMIPRSPSPPPEGAAVSPATTDKFQFELTLEEEEEGESDTELEGTESPLDEDNSGSKTPGTDDSESADTKRLSPGAGDRDSPVPRPKDVDNRRALEGTLPKDGGSGCSGPEGSQGLCLDTEGNVTFLSLGT
- the PDE4C gene encoding cAMP-specific 3',5'-cyclic phosphodiesterase 4C isoform X3; the encoded protein is MSRNSSIASDLHGEDMIVTPFAQVLASLRTVRSNLTHLQDRAGVKRGSSSSLPSGSKASLSAEDAHQKLSRETLEELDWCLDQLETLQTRHSVSEMASNKFKRMLNRELTHLSETSRSGNQVSEYISSTFLDKQHEVEIPSALAKDKEKERRKRPMSQISGVRKLTHSSSLAAAGIPRFGVRTDHEALLAKELEDTNKWGLNVFKVAEYSGNRPLTVIMYSIFQERDLMKTFRIPVNTFITYMLTLEDHYHADVAYHNNLHAADVAQSTHVLLSTPALEAVFTDLEIMAAIFASAIHDVDHPGVSNQFLINTNSELALMYNDASVLENHHLAVGFKLLQEENCDIFQNLSRKQRQTLRKMVIDMVLATDMSKHMNLLADLKTMVETKKVTSLGVLLLDNYSDRIQVLQNMVHCADLSNPTKPLELYRQWTDRIMVEFFHQGDREREKGMEISPMCDKHTASVEKSQVGFIDFIAHPLWETWADLVHPDAQELLDTLEDNREWYQSMIPRSPSPPPEGAAVSPATTDKFQFELTLEEEEEGESDTELEGTESPLDEDNSGSKTPGTDDSESADTKRLSPGAGDRDSPVPRPKDVDNRRALEGTLPKDGGSGCSGPEGSQGLCLDTEGNVTFLSLGT
- the RAB3A gene encoding ras-related protein Rab-3A, which encodes MASATDSRYGQKESSDQNFDYMFKILIIGNSSVGKTSFLFRYADDSFTPAFVSTVGIDFKVKTIYRNDKRIKLQIWDTAGQERYRTITTAYYRGAMGFILMYDITNEESFNAVQDWSTQIKTYSWDNAQVLLVGNKCDMEDERVVSSEKGRQLAEHLGFEFFEASAKDNINVKQTFERLVDIICEKMSESLDTADPAVTGAKQGPQLTDQQAPPHQDCAC